The DNA window CCTCATATTGTTGTGTTCCCTCTGGCGGTTCTTGTCACACTTTGCTTGAAAATTGCCATGCTTCTTAAACGTATGAGAACAATTCTGGTAGTCACAGGAATAGCGGTGTATTTCGCAGGCGGTGTAATCAGAGTTCTATTATCAAACGGGCAAATCGGCGTAGAACAAGACTTGCTGAACTGGGATAATGATTTTATTGTACCATTCCCGTTCTATAATCAGTATGTCAGCTTTCATCCCGGATTAAAGCTGTTCTGCATTATACTTGTGGCTGTATTCATTGCCGGATATTACTATTTGAGTAATTTTGTGATTGGAAAGAATTATGCCATTTATGATAAAGAGGGGCGGACTCGCTTAAAGGCAGTGAAATACAATTCATCGTCAAAGCTGAGAAGCTATCTTAAGAAAGAGTATCAAACTTTTTTCCGTAATCCGGCGTATGTTATAAATGGATTGTTTGGAATTTTTATTACACCATTTTTATTGCCTCTGTCTTTTCGGATCAGCGCAACCGCAGAGAGCATAGAACAAATAAGAGCCTTAGTATCAGCACCGGAATTTTCCTTTTATGCAGTATTGTTTGCGCTTGCGGTAATTGTACTTACGTCCGCAATCAATGTAGTGGCTTCAAGCAGTTTTTCCAGAGAGGGGGCAAGTTTTTGGATAACGAAAATCATTCCTTATTCATTAAAGTGGCAGGCGTTTGTGAAAGCCCTATTTTCTACAAGTATCTCAATTATGGGAATTATCATAAATTGCTTAATATTCAAGGTTTATTTTAATTATGGTTTTATACAGATAGGAATAATCGCTTTCGTTGGCATATTATTTGCAACGTTATGGAACTTGATCGGAGTATTTATAGACATGAAACGTCCAAAATTAGACTGGACGAATGAAACAGAAGCGATCAAACAAAATGTTAATGTGGTTTTGTCCATTTTACTTTGTATCGCAATTTCAATAGGGTATTTCTTTGCGGTAGCAAAAATGCTTCAGAAAGGATTCGCTGCCGGAGGCATTATAACCTTTCTATCATGCAGTGTAAGTGTTCTAATTTTACTTATGTGTATAGGAATTACATCTAATCAAGAGTAATTACCTTTCAAAATATGTTAGACAATTAAAAGGAGGAAGAAACTATGAGTAAAAAGAATTTGATCCCCGCGGTGTTATTGATTGGAACCTTTGTCATATTGTTTGTGGCAACATTTTTCCTTCCAGACAAGATACCGTTTCATTTCGATGTAAATGGTGAAGCTGGCTGGTATGCGAGTAAGTATTTTATCCTGCTGCTTACACCTGTTCCGTATTTGATCTATCATCAATTTACACACAAGAAAAAATGAATACAGTATTATGTAGAAAGGAGCTTAGTTTAGATGACCACTGTATTCAAAGCACTATCTGATGATACCAGACGACAAATCCTGAAGTTACTTGCAAACGGTGATATGACAGCAAAAGAAATTTCTGAAAATTTTACCATTTCAAAGCCTGCCATATCAAAACATCTTGATATTTTGAAAGAAGCAAGATTAGTGACAAGTGAACGAACAGGAATGTCCGTTACTTATTCTCTTAATGCTTCGGTATTGCAAACAACTTTAGGCGCTTTTTTGGAGTTTTTTGATACAAACAAAGCGACAGGAAAAGAGGGAAACGAAAATGAAACTATATAAAAATCTAAATATGATATTCTTGATTATATTCATCATAGGGACGGCTCTGTGTTTTAATTATCTCCCCGGTGAAATCCCTTTGTTTATGCAAAGTCCTCCCCGTTGGGTTTTTATTGGAATTTGTTTTGCTATTCTACTTTTATTAGCCATTGTAGCCTTTTTCCCTCACAAAATCTCCAAAAGTGACAATGAAGTAAGAAATGATATTACTCTAACTGCGATTAACTTCTTGGGGCTTGGGATATTTCTTTTCTATTTTGTCACGATAGCTAAATATTGCGGGTTAAAGATGAATTACATGAGAGGCATTGTGCTTATCGTGGGAGGCTTAATGGTATTAGTCGGAAATTTGTTACCACAAATGCCTTACCGCAGCCGTATCGGGTTTAAATTGCCTTGGATTTTAAAAGACAAACTATGCTGGCAAAAAACACATAGATTTGCTGGATATACAGCCATTCCATTTGGTATCATTCAATGCTTACTTGTTTTGTTTGTTCCCGATAATAACATAATCTTTATGTTTGGTGTTGGCTTTTGGATTATAATTGTGTGTGTTTATTCATTATTTTGTGTAAATACCAACCGTAAGCACAAATAATAGCTCTATCAAAATCGTGAAAAAATAATCATTGATATTTGTTAGCCGGAAAATACAGATATCAACTAATTGTAACTATTCAAAAATTATTAACCGGATCGAAAAAATGAATAATAATTCGTATGCTAAACAATACAAATACCAGAGAATTGCAGAGGATATTAAAATAGACATATTCTCAAACCGCATGAAAGGCAATACGCCATTACCTAGTATCAGAGAGTATGCTAAGAAATATTGTGTCAATCCAAATACGATTAGTAATGCACTTAATCTTTTGAAGAATGAAAATATTATATATACTTACCGGACTAAAGGGTATTTTGTAGTGGAAAATATTGAGGACAGAAGATATGCACTAGCACAAAAAGAAATATGTAATTTAATAAATATCTTATACAAAATCGGAATTGACAAACAATCGTTATTAAATATTTTATTAAAACCCCCGCAGATTATTGAACCCGTAAAGACTATAAAGGCAGGTGATAACATGGGAAAGTAATGGTCTTGACCTTTAAAGAAAATGAGGAAAGAGTTTTCCGGAAAATATTATCCATTCTGTCTGATGAACCGGAAATCAGACCCGTGCAACCACAGGCAGCACCGGTCATTTCCTTTCCCGGCCTCACAATCTATCCCTATCAGCGACAGGTGTTCCGAGGAGAGACAGAAATACCGCTGACCCATCTGGAATTTAGCGTCCTACTTTATCTGGCGCAACAGCCCGGACGGGTGTTCAGCCAGCAGCAGATTTTTGAGGCGGTCTGGAATGAGGACAGCGACACATGCCGCCATGCGGTTGTCAGTATCATCCACCAGCTCCGCAAGAAGATAGAGCCTGATCCGGCGCAGCCGGTTTATATCCAGACCATGATCCATACCGGCTATAAGTTCGTCATACCAAAGGAATAGACAATCAAATACACACATTTACCTAGAGCAATCGAATCCCCGGTTGCTCTTTTCTTATGCAAAAAAAGGAGGAAATTATTATGCAATTAGTCATTGCGGAAAAGCCAAGTGTGGCTATGAGTATCGCGTCTGTGCTGGGCGCAACCGACAAGAAAGACGGATATACCGAGGGCAACGGGTATCTGGTGAGCTGGTGTGTCGGACATCTGGTAGAGCTGGCGGACGCGGCACACTATGGAGACTACCAGAAATGGCGTTATGAGGATTTGCCTATCCTGCCGGAGCATTGGCAGTATATTGTTACGCCGGATAAGCAGAAACAGTTTCAAATTCTGAAAGACCTTATGCACCGCTCTGATATTTCCGAGATCATCTGTGCCACGGACGCAGGCCGGGAGGGGGAACTGATCTTCCGGTTTGTCTATGACATGGCCGGATGTGAAAAGCCCTTCCTGCGCCTGTGGATTTCCAGTATGGAGGAAAGTGCTATCCGCAAAGGATTTGAGACTTTAATGGACGGCCATGCTTATGACAGCCTGTATCATTCTGCCTTGTGCCGGGCAAAAGCGGACTGGCTGATCGGGATCAACGCCACCCGCCTTTTTTCTGTCCTGTACCGGCATACTTTGAATGTTGGCCGTGTCCAGACCCCGACCCTGTTCATGCTGGTACAAAGGGATGAGGCCATCCGCTCTTTCCAGAAAGAAAAATACTATTTGGTACGGATCGGCTGTGATGGAATTGAGGCGGTCAGCGAACCCTTCCGACAGGAATAGGAGGCGAAGGTTGCTTAATGCCATTGGCATGAGTGGAAAGCAAATGAAAAAAATGCTGATCTGGGAAAGCGCAACATATATCGGTGGCGCAATAGTTTTAACTGTGACGATGGGTAATTTGTTAGGATGGCTAATTTGTCAGGCTGAAATAGTAAAAAATCAGTGGGCTTTCATTTATCACTTCACATTGGTACCAGTAATCGTGTGTTTGCCGTTATTGATTTTAGTGGCGATTGCTATTCCACTGACATTCTACAAAAGCATCTGCAAGAAAAGCATTGTAGAACGACTTCGAGTTGAGTAAGTACAGAAATCCTGTCGGCTAACAGTAAAAAACTGTCGTTCAGTAATCCTTATCCTATGCCAAATCGAAAAAAGCCGAGAGGTTCATTACGAAAGTCTCTCGGCTTTTTTGCGCTCTATCGCCAACTCCACCTAAAAAATATCTCAAAGGCTTTGCGGGAAGAATATGCCGAAGTGCTGGAGGCCAAAAGAAAAGCCTATGCGGAATATAAGCAGGTACGGGAAGAAATGCGGGAACTGCAGAATGTGAAGGCCAATATTGACTATCTGCTGAGGCCATCTGCGGAAAGAGCGCAGGAAAAGCACCCCAGATGATTTTTGGGCATACTTTTATTCTCCATAGCTTGTATTCTTCGAGAAAGCGAAGTATAATAAATGCTGGAGGTATGTGCTATGGATTATATGACTTTAAGGGAAGCTGGCGAAAAATGGGGGATCTCTCCCCGGCAGATCAATAGCTATTGTTCTGATGGCCGTATTCCTGGAGCCGAAAAAATGGGACGGGTTTGGTTAATCCCGAAAGATGCAAAAAAGCCGATTGATGGCAGAACCAAACTTGGAAAGGAGCGCAAAGGGAATGGCGAATAATATTCTGCTGTTAGAAGATGACATGAGTTTGATAGATGGACTGCAATATTCTCTGAAAAAGAACGGGTATGCTGTTGAGGTTGCCCGTACTGTATCAGAGGCAAAAAGATTGCTGCAGAACATCGACCAATATGATTTGCTGATTTTAGATGTTACCCTGCCGGATGGCACAGGTTTTGAAATATGCGAGATGGTCCGCAATAGGAACGAACAAATTCCAATCATTTTTCTTACTGCTTCCGATGAAGAAGTAAATGTCATTCGAGGCTTGGATTCTGGTGGGGATGACTATATTACGAAGCCTTTCAAACTTGGAGAATTGTGTTCCCGTATTCGAGCCTTACTGCGCCGCGCCGGAATTTCTAAGAGAGAAAAAAGATCGGAGATTGAATGTGGCGATATTTCCATAGATTTTTTGAGCAATCGAGTTCTGCTGAATGGGCAGCTACTTGATCTAACCAATGTGGAATACCGTCTGCTCTGCCTTTTGGTGCGGAACGCAAATCAAATTGTCACCAGAGAAATGATCCTGAATGAGCTGTGGGATGATAACGGTAACTTCGTGGATGATAATACCTTATCTGTATATATACGGCGGCTCCGTGAGAAGGTTGAAACAGACCCTTCCCATCCCAAACATTTAATGACTGCTCGCGGGTTTGGGTATCAATGGAAAGAGGTGTCTGTATGAGTTTCCTTCAAGACAAGCAGATACGCAGATATATCATTTTTTTGGCGATCTTTGCGCTTGTGACTTTATGTGCGGGCGGTCTGTTTTTCATAGATCAGAGTGATGCTGTCAGAAGCAGCTATATTGCACATGATGAAGCTATTGCTTCTTCGCTTTTGGAACAAGGCGTTCCGAAAGACGTAATCGCCAATGCCCTGACAAGTACCGAAACAAGTCAAGGCGGAATCGAATTGCTTACGGAATTGGGAATTGAAAGCCAAGCAGCAGCTAATTCTCTGCCTTATCTTTCTCAATTTCAAAGGGACACGCTGATAACGGTATTGATTGGTTTGGCTGTTTTGCTTACTTTTCTTTTTGCCGGAACGCTTATTTTCTTCCTGAGAAGGAAAAACCTATATCAGCAGGCCGGGAAAGTAATAGAGAACTATATCAATGGTGATTTTTCCTTTCACCTTCCACAAAACAGCGAGGGAGCAATTTTTTATATTTTTGCTTCTGTTGAGCAGCTTGCCACAATGCTTCAAGCCAAAAGTGATACAGACCATAAAGCAAAGGAATTTTTGAAAAGTACGATTTCTGATATATCCCATCAGCTAAAAACGCCATTGGCCGCCATTACAATGTATCAGGAAATTATTGCGGATGAACCGGAAAACCCGGAAACCGTAAAAGAGTTTTCAGAGAAAATCGGGGTATCACTAAAGCGAATGGAAGAATTGATCCAATCCATGCTGAAAATCACCCGTCTGGACACAGGGAATATTGTCTTTGAAAAAAGGAATTGCCCTGTGACAGAATTGATCTCCCGTTCCATCAGTGAATTAACAGACCGGGCCATAACGGAGAATAAGCAAATCATCCTGAAAGGTAATTCAGAGCAGACAGTTTTTTGTGATCTGGAATGGACGAGTGAAGCCATTGGAAACATTGTGAAAAACGCTTTAGACCATACAAAGCCGGGAGATACGATTCAAATTTCATGGGAATGTACACCGGCGATACTTCGTATTTTTATTGCTGACAGTGGCAGTGGGATTGCACCAGAAGATATACACCATATTTTCAAACGCTTCTATCGGAGTAAACATTCCCTTGAAACACCGGGGATTGGTTTGGGGCTTCCGTTGGCTAAGTCGATTATCACCGGTCAAAACGGCCTGCTTTCCGTTCAAAGTGAATTGAACGAAGGCACAACATTCACAGTTTCCTTTCTTACTGAATCGTAAGATTAAATTCACCTGATTGTAAGCTGGCTTTGTTATCCTTTAGGAAAGGAGGCTGATGATATGGAAATCTTGAAAGTACAAAATTTATGTAAGACCTATGGTAAGGGCGAAGCAAAAGTTGACGCTTTAAAAAATGTTTCATTTTCTCTGGAAAAGGGAGAATTTGCTGCCGTTGTTGGTGAATCCGGTTCTGGAAAAAGCACCTTGCTGAATTGTATTGGTGCTTTAGACCTTCCTACTTCCGGCACAGTATTGATGGATGGGCAAAATCTTTTTTCTATGAAGGAGGAAGAACGCACCATTTTCAGACGGCGGAATATCGGATTCATTTTTCAATCCTTCCAGCTTGTTTCCGAGCTGAATGTGGAGCAGAATATCATGTTTCCGCTGCTTCTGGATTATCGCAAACCTGATCCGGCGGCCGTTAAGGAAATCCTGGAGCTGCTTGGTCTAACAAAGCGCCGCCACCATCTGCCAAACCAGCTTTCAGGCGGGCAGCAGCAAAGGGTTGCGATTGGCCGCGCTTTGATTACAAAGCCAAAGCTGATCTTGGCGGATGAACCCACCGGAAATTTGGACAGTAAAAACAGCCAGGATGTGATTGATCTGCTCACACAGGCTTCCAGACGCTTTCAGCAGACAATCTTAATGATTACCCATAATAAAAATCTGACCGCTTCGGTGGATCGGGTGTTCCGGGTAACAGATGGCGTGCTTACAGATTTAGGAGGGAATACGGATGAAGCATTATCTTGACCTTGTTCCTATTTCAGCAAAAGTCCATCGCAAGCAAAGCCGGATGTCCATTTTCTGTATCGTGCTGGCGGTGTTTCTGGTGACGACCATTTTTGGCATGGCAGATATGTTTGTCCGCAGCCAGATCATGAAAACGCAGGCGGAAACGGGAAATTGGCATATTGCACTACGCAATATTTCGGATGAAGATGCGGCAGTTATCGCTGCGCGCTCTGATATAGAGGCGGTTGTTGCTTATGATGTCTTAAATTTTCGCGGCGATCAGGGATATACCCTGAATGGAACAGAAACACTTATTTGCGGAAGTGATGAAGGGCTGTTCACAAAAATTCTCTCTGACATAATCGCAGAGGGCAATTTCCCGCAGAACGATAACGAGGCTATGGTATCGGTAAATGCAAAAGAAATGCTTGGCTTGTCGATTGAAGATCAGATTGCCGTCAACCTGCCTGACGGAAACGAACTTGCATTTACCATATCCGGTTTTGTTGAGAATACTGCAAATCTTATGAGCAGTGATTCTTATGGCGTGTTTATCACAACAGAAAAGTACCGTACGATCACTTCCACTGCTGCGGATGGTGAGCCATCTGAAAATAATACATTTTTTTATGTCCAGTTTTCTAATACAGGGAATATCCAAAATAGGATATCTGAATTGAAATCTCAATTTGGATTAAGTGATGAACAGGTTTCAGAAAACACAAAACTTCTCGGATTGCTTGGACAGAGCAGTGATTCCTTTATGGTGCAGGTCTATATTTCTGCTGCCGTTCTGTTTGTACTGGTTTTGCTTGCAGGCACTATGATGATCGCAAGCAGCCTGAACAGCAATGTTGCCCAGCGGACAGAGTTTTTCGGATTGATGCGCTGTATCGGGGCAACACCCAAACAGGTTATGCGGTTGGTACGGAAAGAAGCTCTCAGTTGGTGCCGTTTCGCAATTTCTGTGGGCGTTTTAAGCGGTATGGTCGTCATATGGATCTTATGCTTCATCCTTCGGCTCCTTAGCCCTGAATTTTTCGGAGAGATGCCTGCATTTAGTATCAGTGTGCCAAGTATTGTGGCGGGAATTATTGTAGGATTGCTGACGGTGCTTTTGGCCGCCCGGTCTCCCGCAAAGAAAGCCTCAAAGGTTTCCCCGCTGGCGGCAGTTTCCGGCAATGCGAATGACTTGCAGCCGATTCGGAAAGCGGCAAATACAAAGCGCCTCAAAGTGGATACCGCTCTCGGTATTCACCACGCAAAGGCAAGCCGCAAGAATTTTGTGCTGACGGTGTGTTCTTTTGCCTTGAGCATTGTCCTTTTCCTGGCTTTTTCTGTAACGATCACATTTATGAACCATACCCTGACCCCGTTGTATCCGTGGGCGCCGGATCTATCTATTGTAAGCTCGGACAATTCCTGCTCCGTTGACAGGGCATTTATCGACGAGCTGAAAGAAAATCCTGCTGTGGATGCGGTTTATGGCCGGATGTTTGCGTATGATGTGCCTGTTACGGTGAATGGGGCAGAAAGGACCGCCATCTTAGTTTCGTATGAGCAGCAGCAATTTGAATGGGCTTCTGACTATTTGCAATCCGGCTCATTGGAAACGGTACAAAGTGAATTGAATACCGGGCTGACCGTATATGATACACAAAACAGTATGCAGGTTGGCGACACGGTTACAATGCAAATTGGCGGCCAGCCTGTGGAAATACAAATTACAGGGCTTCTCTCAACCAGCCCGTTCAATAATACCGGCGATTCCGGCATTATCATTGTTTCCGAAGATACCTTCCGTCAGATCACCGGGGAAGAAAACTATACCATCATTGATATGCAGTTATCCTCTGACGCGACAGATGAAGATGTGAATGCGATTCATCGCACCTACGGAGCCGGATTTGATTTCGTAGACAAACGGATGGATAATAGCAGCACATTAGGCGTTTATTACTGTGTATGGCTGTTCCTCTATGGTTTCTTGGCGCTGATTGCGTTAATTACCGTATTCAATGTGATCAACAGCATTGCGTTGAGTGTTTCAGCCAGAACAAAGCAGTACGGCGCTTTCCGGGCGATTGGGTTAAGTACCCGCCAGCTTTCCAGAATGGTAATTGCCGAAGCATCCACCTATGCGATAACCGGCTGTGTGGTTGGTACTGTGCTGGGATTGATCTGCAATAGAGTCCTCTTTGCCCTGCTGATAAATTCTAAGTGGGGAGATCCCTGGGCTATTCCCTGGGTGGAACTTGGAATTATCGTATTGATTATGGTACTTTCTGTGGTTTTGGCTGTTCGCGGGCCGATCAAAAAGATGCAGAAGATGTCCATTGTAGATACAATCAGCGCACAGTAATAGCTTTTCAACAGTATATATAAGTGGGACTGCCACATCAATGGGAAATCATAGATGCGGCAGTCCCTTTCTTTATCTTTGGAAGGCGATGACGGCTAAGGCATAAGCAAACTTCGGACTATTTTGACCAGAAGATTATCTCATTGCGTCGTCCTTAAAGTGGTGGAATATACCCTAATTGAATAGCTTTTGTGATAGCTTCTACTGCTGAAGAAACCCCTAATTTTTCAAATATGTGCTGCAAATGATTGGATACCGTTCTCTCACTCATAAAAAGCTGTTCGGCAATTTCTTTCCTTTTAGTTCCTCCGGCCAGCAGAAGCAGAACTTGCTTTTCGGTCTCTGTTAGTTCCTCTATATAGGTTCCATCTTTTTCAAAGTAGGTGGAGCCATTATTTATTGCTTCCAGAATATGCAGCAGTTCTTCGGGTTCAATATCTTTGTTGATAAAACCTTTTGCCCCCAGCTTTTCAGCTTCTTTTCTGTAAACGGGCAGATCATATCCTGACAAAATTACAATTTTTTGGTCGGGATATTTTTGTAAAAGGTTCTGTGCCAGGAGCAGGCCATCTTCCTCGGACAGTTTTCCAAGATTGATGTCCATTAGGAGAATATCCGGCTTGTCCCTTCCAATCTTTGCCTCTATTTCATCAACGGATTTGATATTTGAAAACTGTTCAATGGATGGGAAGTCTGATAATACAATCGCCAAACTTTGAGCAAAAAGCGCATGGTCATCGACCAACAAAACTCGCATAGGATTCATCTCCTTTCATGGGAATAAAGATGCTGACATTGGTTCCTCCATTTGGATTTTCTTTGATCGTCATTTTGCCATTCAAAAAGGATACCTGCTCCTGAATCGAGGCAAGTCCGTGATGAATGGAGTGATCTTCGGGAGGGGTTGAAAATCCGGCTCCGTTGTCTGACACTTGCAGGATAATCATGTCATTTTCCTGTTGCAGCCTCACATCAATTCTTGCAGCATGGGAATGTTTGAGGGCGTTTACAGCCAACTCTCTCGCAAACCGACAGATCAGCATTGTGTACGGTTCCACTAAAAAAATATCGTCTTTACAATCCAGGGCAATCAAGGTATCACTATCATTGGTAATAGAGTCCAGGACGCTTTGAAGGTTCTCTTTGAATGTCAAGTTCTTTAATAATTTTGGATGGTATGCCTGCATCTGGGACCGTATGGAAGATGTGAGTTTTCGCAGCGTATCTTCCAATAGCTGCTGAATTTCGAGCTGCCCAGCCTTACGCACCAGATTCTTCATGGAAAGAAGATCCTGTAAAATATCATCGTGCAGGTAATTGGTAAACTCTTTTCGCAGTGCTTCTTCATGTTTAAGCTGCGCTATTGTGTATTCATAAAATGAAGGAACGGCTTCGGAGGTGTTATTCTCTGATCTGCTCGCTTTCCAAAATAACAGCAGGCGATAGAGCAGTCCACAAAAAACGAGCAAGTAAAGCAGCGTAATCGCGGTTAAAATGGGCAAACCAAACAACCATACAATTAGTACGAAGCTGGCAATGCAGAATAAAAGAAAAATAGCAGTTGTGGGCCAGCTTAATGAAAAAAATGGCTTTTGCTGATGATCCGTCCGAAAAATGATACTGTGGATACTGACAAATGTAAGCATGACGATGAGGTATAGTCCCATCTGCTCAACATAGTTTTCTTTCCGAGAAAAAGCTATCACATAGCAGATAAATGGAAGCAGGACAAAGATTGCTGAAAATAGCAGTTGCTTTCTTTGACTTCTTAAAACAAACCATACTCTTTTTCGATGAATTACAGATATAGCAATGCACCAGGCAAAGGAAACCAGAAATTGAATGTTGTAGAGAATGTAAAAAGATTCTCTGTCAATAAAAAAACTGAGGGTTGCTGTAAAGCAGAGGATGGCTGTCCCGGACAGGAATATCCTTCTTCCCTTGTAATTGGCTCCTTGAAAAAGAAACGCCTGCACAAAGTTCATCAGTTGATACAAACAAATCGGAAGAATAACAACGGATGCCGTATCTGCAAGGGAATAGGAACCAAATAGCGACAATCCAAAATGCCATCCAAATAGTATCAGGAGAATTGCAAATTGTGATAAGACAGGATTCCCTTTTACGTTTTTACCGGATATATAGTATCCGTCCCAAAACAGAAATGTCAGAAGTACAATATGAACGATATTTTCTGCTGGTATTGTAGCTCCGATAGTATTCATTACGCATAGAAATGCGATAAGCAATAGCTGATTGAGTATCATTAAGCCTTGCAGTACCATATATTTTCGTTTCAAAGAAGCACCTCCTATCCTAATATATTTTACTTCATTTGCACCATATCCGCAAGGAAGTGAAAGGTCCTGACAACCGCAGGCAGCCGGTACCCATACTGGATGCCGGCTGCCTGCAGCACTATTAGTTTATCGCTGCCTTATAGCAAGAGTGTTTTGTTACCTGATAATAGATAAAGTAAACGATGGAGAAAATTCCAATGGCCAGGGCTATGGGCAGGATAACCTCACTTGCCCGTCCCAGCACATCGTCCATCAATGCCGATTTGTAACATATAATGGCAAAAATGCTGTGCAGCATACCTATCATATAAGGGATCACAAAATAAATCTGAATCTGCCGCCGGACACAGCGTTTTATCATATTCCTATTATATCCCATGCGCTGAAGGATGTTGTAATCATCCCGATCATAGGTGACGGCAGACAGGTTTTGAAAATAGAGGATGCTG is part of the Lachnospiraceae bacterium KGMB03038 genome and encodes:
- a CDS encoding response regulator transcription factor; this encodes MNPMRVLLVDDHALFAQSLAIVLSDFPSIEQFSNIKSVDEIEAKIGRDKPDILLMDINLGKLSEEDGLLLAQNLLQKYPDQKIVILSGYDLPVYRKEAEKLGAKGFINKDIEPEELLHILEAINNGSTYFEKDGTYIEELTETEKQVLLLLAGGTKRKEIAEQLFMSERTVSNHLQHIFEKLGVSSAVEAITKAIQLGYIPPL